The genomic region GCGCGGGCCGGGCGGTCCAGGATCGGCTCAAGAAGCTCGGCATGCCGCTGGACGGGGCGCACTTCGCCGACGGCAGCGGACTGAACCGGCACGACAAGGTCACCGCGACGCTCCTGGCCACCCTCCTCACCCGGGCAGGCGACCCGGCCCACCCCGAACTGCGCCCGGTCCTCACCGGCCTGCCGATCGCCGGATTCACCGGCACCCTCGACCAGCGCTACACGCACTCGGCCGACGCCACCGGACTGGTCCGCGCCAAGACCGGCACCCTGACCGGGGTGAACACCCTGGCCGGCACGGTAGTCGACGCCCAGGGCAGGCTGCTCGCCTTCGCGTTCCTGGCCTCGGACACGGACTCCCCGACCGCGGCCCAGTCGGCGCTGGACCGGCTGGGCACGACCGTGGCGTCCTGCGGCTGCGGGCGGTAGGGCCAACACCTCACCGTCCGCGGATCGGAGAACGTACGGTTGACACATGACGCGCATCGGTGGTGCCGAGATGGTCGACTGGAACCTCGCCACGGCGACTGCGACCCGCTTCGCGAAACAGGGTCCGGACGTCAGCAGGGACGAAGCCCGTGCGGTGGTGGCGGAGCTGCGCAGGCATGCCAAGTCCGCCGAGGAACACGTCCGGGCCTTCACCCGGATGATCCCGGAGGACACCGAGCGCAAGGACACCCCGGTGCTCGTCGTGGACCGGGCGGGCTGGGTGAAGGCCAACGTCGCCGGGTTCCGTGAGGTCCTGCGGCCCCTGCTGGAGAAGATGCAGGAGCGGCGCGGCAGCGGGCCGGGCGGCGCGGTGCTCGGCGCGGTCGGCGGCAAGGTGACCGGCGTCGAACTGGGCATGCTGCTGTCGTTCCTCTCGTCCCGGGTGCTCGGGCAGTACGAGACGTTCGCCCCGGCCGACCGTGACCTCCCGGCCTCCGTGGGCACCGGCGGACGGCTGCTGCTCGTCGCGCCGAACATCGTGCACGTGGAGCGCGAGCTGGAGGTCGACCCGCACGACTTCAGGCTCTGGGTCTGCCTGCACGAGGAGACCCACCGCACCCAGTTCACCGCCGTGCCCTGGCTGCGCGACCATCTGGAGGGCGAGATCCAGTCGTTCCTCGAAGAGACCGAGGTCGACCCGATGACCGTCCTGGAACGGCTGCGCGAGGCCGCCCAGTCGCTCGCGGGCAACCGCTCCGACGCGTCCGACAGCACCGGCACCGACCGCGGGAACTCGCTGGTCGAACTGGTCCAGACGCCGGCCCAGCGGGACATCCTGGGCCGGTTGACCGCGGTGATGTCCCTGCTCGAAGGACACGCCGACTACGTGATGGACGGGGTCGGCCCGCAGGTCGTGCCGTCGGTCGACGAGATCCGCGAGAAGTTCCAGCAGCGCCGGGCCCAGGGCGCGGGCCGCCTCGACCAGGCACTGCGCAAGCTGCTGGGCCTGGACGCCAAACTCCGGCAGTACCGCGACGGAGAGCGGTTCGTACGGACCGTGGTCGACGAGGTCGGCATGGACGGCTTCAACCGCGTCTGGACCTCGCCGAACACGCTGCCCACCAAGGCGGAGATCGCCGCCCCCGCCGACTGGATCGCACGGGTGCACCGCAAGGGCGACCCGTCGCTCTGACCCGGCCGGCGTTCCCGGCCGTCCGCGGCTGAAGTACGCGGCGGAGGGCCCCGGGTCTCCCAGAAAGGCGCAGCATCACCCATCCGAGGGACCGTGGGCAAGGGGTTGGCGTGCAATGCTCGGGTATCGGCCCGCTTCTGTCACCATCTATGCACTCTGTGTGACGCTGTCGTCTATCCGAGGCACCCCCCCAACTCCACCGAAGGGCACCGGACATGGGTCCCCATCCTGCGGTCGCAGCGATACGCCTGGCGGTTCGCCGCGTACTCCACGACGTACTGAACGAACAGACCGAACAGCCCGCAAGCCCGCACCTCGCCGGTGCGTACCCCGGAAGCACCCCGCACGGACGGCCCGAGCCGCTGGTGCTGGTCGCGTGCTCCGGTGGCGCCGACTCCATGGCGCTCGCCTCCGCCCTGGCCTTCGAGGCCCGTAAACTCGCCGTCCGCGCGGGCGGCGTCACCATCGACCACGGACTCCAGGACGGCTCGGAATTCCGGGCCGCCGAAGTCGTCTCCCGGCTCGGCGGCCTCGGGCTCGACCCCGTCGAATCGGTCGCCGTGGCCGTCGGCCGGGCCGGCGGGCCCGAGGCTGCCGCGAGGGATGCCAGGTACGCCGCGCTGGACGCGGTGGCCGAGCGCCGCGGCGCCGCCGCCGTCCTCCTCGGGCACACCCGCGACGACCAGGCGGAGACGGTCCTCCTCGGCCTGGCCCGCGGCTCCGGCATCCGTTCGCTGTCCGGTATGGCGGCCGTCTCGGGGGCGGCCGGCCGGTACCGCAGGCCCTTCCTCCAGCTCGACCGGCAGACCGCCCGCAAGGCGTGCCTGATCCAGCAGCTGCCGGTCTGGGACGACCCGCACAACACCGACCCCGCGTACACCCGCTCCCGGCTGCGCCACGAGGGCCTGCCCGCGCTGGAGAAGTCGCTCGGCAAGGGCGTCGTCGAGGCGCTGGCCCGCACCGCACGTCTCTCCCGTGACGACGCCGACGCCCTGGACGCCTGGGCCGCGGACGCCGAGGCGTCCTCCCGTGACGAGACCGGGCAACTGGAGTGCGCGAAGCTGAACGCCCTGCCGCCCGCAGTCCGCAG from Streptomyces sp. NBC_01267 harbors:
- a CDS encoding zinc-dependent metalloprotease, which translates into the protein MTRIGGAEMVDWNLATATATRFAKQGPDVSRDEARAVVAELRRHAKSAEEHVRAFTRMIPEDTERKDTPVLVVDRAGWVKANVAGFREVLRPLLEKMQERRGSGPGGAVLGAVGGKVTGVELGMLLSFLSSRVLGQYETFAPADRDLPASVGTGGRLLLVAPNIVHVERELEVDPHDFRLWVCLHEETHRTQFTAVPWLRDHLEGEIQSFLEETEVDPMTVLERLREAAQSLAGNRSDASDSTGTDRGNSLVELVQTPAQRDILGRLTAVMSLLEGHADYVMDGVGPQVVPSVDEIREKFQQRRAQGAGRLDQALRKLLGLDAKLRQYRDGERFVRTVVDEVGMDGFNRVWTSPNTLPTKAEIAAPADWIARVHRKGDPSL
- the tilS gene encoding tRNA lysidine(34) synthetase TilS, producing the protein MGPHPAVAAIRLAVRRVLHDVLNEQTEQPASPHLAGAYPGSTPHGRPEPLVLVACSGGADSMALASALAFEARKLAVRAGGVTIDHGLQDGSEFRAAEVVSRLGGLGLDPVESVAVAVGRAGGPEAAARDARYAALDAVAERRGAAAVLLGHTRDDQAETVLLGLARGSGIRSLSGMAAVSGAAGRYRRPFLQLDRQTARKACLIQQLPVWDDPHNTDPAYTRSRLRHEGLPALEKSLGKGVVEALARTARLSRDDADALDAWAADAEASSRDETGQLECAKLNALPPAVRSRVLRRSVIAAGSPAGSLFARHIEEIDRLITGWRGQGAINLPGRVEAQRQGGRLVIRQG